The region AATATTATGCTAACCGAAAAGGTCGTTCTTATTCTGCGCTTTGAACtgtaaagtagaaaaaaataaccccCCCCgatgtatttatatatctgTAAGCGATATTTAATGGAATAATCGTATCCAAGAGTTATATCCAAGTCGTCAAGTGTACAATAAGTAAGAACTGATAGATTTAAGAAACTGTTTGCGTAagattacaatattttcagaaGACATAATTTCACactaccgtttttttttctttactttcctCAGTTTTTACAACATCCACTTTTGTCCCAAGaagtattttttcatacaagCTGAATATATCAACTACAGAGAAAACGAGGCTGCACAACGTTGAATGAATGTTTCTAAAACTTTCGTTAAAAACGTAAAATCACCCgagacgtttttcaaaaatctcatatcaatttcgtagaaaactttcctttttaatttatacataaatcgaaatattttttaacgaatgcTCTAGAAGCCGACTGGATGGacttaataaataaataacggtCTGCTGAACAATTGTAGGTGCGGCATAATTTCCTCTCAAGttgtataaaattgataattagCAGATTTCAGATGACGTCGTATTCAAACGCCCTCCCCGTAGTCGCGATCACCAACATTGATGCGATCCGGTGCAGCAGTGACGCTAAAACCAAGGATCGTGCTGTCCACTTTGtacatttttcctttttttggcTTTTTTGCTTTTCCCTACAAAATGTATATGGACAATTTCATACACTTGTGGACATGTTAGCATGTAGTTAAAGCAGGAACGAGAAGCGAATATTAGTTTTCAACAGGGAAACATTGAATAGAAATAGAATTGTATGGTTaattttaaagtaattttTAATACCAATCAATGAGCCAAGAATATACCTTGACTTCCTGAAATTCGGTCGCTGTCGCGTTAGGGTTGACAGCAGGAGCAGGCTTGCAGAGATCATCAGCTTGAGGATGAGGACGTTGAGCAGATCTCCACTTGCTACGCTTCTCGAGAAATTGTTTCGCAAATTCGCTGCACTGCTTATTGTCACCCAGGTACAATCTAACGTATTCCTTCACCTCGTAAGCTGACTCGATGTCTCGTAAGAAGCCAACGAATGTCGGAACTAAGCAtgttcaaaatgatttttcttttaaataaaCATATTTGAACAATTAGCAAGAACAAATTTGACAATTCATAAGCGATTAAACAAATTAGATTATTATTTTAGCGTTTTGTGTCCCCGTCTTATTCATTAACACTGTTAGAATCAATTTCAAGATCAATACACAAGAATAATTCTAGAATTTACATCATGTTTTTAATTCTGGTTAggtaattattaattcttGGTTTCACCCAGAGTAAATGGTAtactaaattttttcttattccttaAAAGTAAATGCAAATATAATGCTGTCCAAACTTCGAATCTGGGTTTCGTATCTGAAGTTTTGACCACTGGATTGCCTGATGGTGAGGCTGAGTAAGACGTTATAAAATGGTCCAATTCTCGCGATAATTCATGTGGAGGAACTTCGTATTTCACCTGTGATAAAGACTTCTAAGACGAAGTGTCTGTGAGACGAAACTGCTTCCAAACAGAACGAACACTCTCATGGTGAATCTTACACGGATTACCGATTCTTATTTCCAGGACAGCCCATTGCTATTAGTGATGCAAAATTGGGGGAGTTAATAACGTTCAATACTgcttgttttttcaaaattaatttttttgtcttaaGCACCATGATTAGTCCATGCGAGATATTTTAAACAGCGATATTTCTTATTCGCTGTGTCTTtcgatagaattttttcagaaagtAGCAAGTGTTAAATGATACGGcagtttgattttatttcgaataatttttagtGAGGCGATGTTTCttgattacaaaatttttactgGAGGGCATTTAAAAGATTGTCATTCAGCTCTAGGCTGCTGTAGTAAGATTGTATTGCTGAAAAAATCCTTCGATACACATCAGTCTATAAGaatcacaaatttttctttcactatataaaaattatctacGCAATGTTAACGTAACCGAGATCTGTGAAAAGGTataaaatcttataaaatTCACAGAGGTATTTTGAAACTTGCCTGACTTTTCCCAGCTAGCAAAAGTAACGTATTGTTCTCTACTTAGACTGTCAAACCACTAATACGCCGTGTAAATCGTAAAGTTCGCCAGGTTCCTGGTTTTGGgaaaatttgcaatatttttccatGTTGCAACATCCCTGTTACTAATTTTCACTGGGATGACAACATCAATTATAATGCACGTGATATTCGGGGCCTCGTGAACAAATAATATAACTACAGAATTAGTAATTCTATTAGAAAACTTACTATCAACAGACGCCTGAAGGCCGCCCAAGGCTTTGTTACACCACTGAGTGAAGTCGTCTGGCTTGGCAGTATTTTGTTCGAAGATTTTCTTGACCAATTCCccttcttttttgtttttacttttggTGGGTTTGTTAttttgttgctgctgctgttgttgttgtggtTGTTGAGGTTGCTGAACGGTATTTACAGGGGCTTTGATGGTTGCCAATTGTTTAGCGGAGTGTTTTGGTGTTGGATTTATCTTCGCTGATATAGGATCATCCCAGAAACCCCCAGTGGTGGTATTCGTGCTATTAGACCAGGCCTGGTTGTTAGCGTTCGTAGCACTGTTCCAGTTCAAAGACTGGGCAGCAGTGCCCCAGATGCCGGCGCTTTGTAGTGGCACTACCGGTTCCTTTTGCGCAGCCTTTTCCTGTCTTTCCCTTTCTTGCTGCTGAAATACAGAAATGACTTAATTCTACGTAATATTTCGGAAAATCAAGAGAATTTAAACCTCGCAAGATTAGCTGGTCCCGATAGATCCAAATTCCGTAATTTATAGATTGCTGTAAAGTTCCAAAATATTCCACATTTAAACAGTTTAGTATGTAATGGCAgctgcttaaaaaaaaaaaaaaaaaaaaaaaaaaacaattcgccACAACAGCTACTTTTACCTTGGCGAGACGCTCTTGCTCTTCTTGTTGAATCTGCGCTAAACTTTTTACCACTGGCTTTGAGACGGGAGCTGCTTTTTCTGCCCATTTCAGTTGCAGACCTTTCGATATTTCTGCCATTGCTGCATCCTGGGCCACTTCTGCAGTTCTTTGCTGTGCCATTTGTTGTTGCATCAGTTGCTGTACCCTTAATTCTTCCTGTAAACAGCAGAAAGTAAGAAAAGTAGTAAACATACATATTCGCACAAATCGTAATCActattttcaacgaattatGTGGTAAAGAGTTTTATGCAGAgacataaaatgaaaaaacttacAGCCTTCTTTTCTCGTTCAAGCCTTTGTATCTCAGCAAGTGACGCGTGAGAAGATGGAGCTGGAGCGTGAGGAGTCTGAGCCCAAGGAGCCTTGCTGCGCTCTTGCAATTTTCTAAGTGCCTCTGCTTCCCGCCTCCGTTGCTCGGCTCGCTTTGCTTGCTCTTCGGCTTCTGTCTTTCTGCGGGCCTCCTCCTCTTTCCTACAATAATCATAACCACTTAAATTGACTAACTTACGAATCAATTTCATTCGGGAATTCTGCATAAATTAGAACTTCTAATTAAATCTAGTTCGATTATAAACGGCTATCGTACTTAAttcgttcttcttcttcacgtttttgttcttcttccaacttttttctcttctctttctcctttcTCTGTTTCTCTTCTTGTCTCTTAGCCTCttccctctttctcttctcttcctccTGTTTTTTACGGTTATTTTCCTCAtcttgttttctcttttcctcccgctttctctcctcctctttgcgctttttctcctccttcttcttcagTTCCTCCTCTTGCTTGCGCTTCTCTTCCTCCTTtcgtttcttctcttcttctttcttttttctctcctcttccgTACGCTTTGCCGCCTCTTCAGCCAATCTTGCTTTCTCTGCCTCCTCGTCTTGTTTCCTCTTAGCGCTTTCTTCATCCGCTTGTCTTTTCAATTCTTCCTGTTTCTTGAGTTGcgctttctttttctcctcttgtATTTTAAGTTTTTGCTCCTCCTGAAACACGCGGCAGTTACACTTAGTGTGACCTTAGTTTGACAGtacatttcaaaaatgaaaatcgttatgcaaaacaataaattgaagtCATCTCTGCTAGAGCTTCACTGCAAATCACTAACCAAAGACAACACTTTTCTCATGTACACATTCATAGAGCCTGTGTAAAAACCTACCTACCTAAAAGTTCATATTATTCATTCGGTGCATTGACACAAACGCCAAATCGTCAGTAgtttaaagaaaagaaaaaaaaaaaaaaaaagcgcaCTTGTGGAGTGATAGTTAACCAGGGAGTTTTCTtgttatcaattttcattagcTCATGTAGACTTTACTCACTAGTATCTGTTGTTCAGTCTTCATTTCTTTAGTATGTAGATCCCAAAGTGAATTAGGCAATTGGCCAGGGGGCATGGCAGGAATAGGGCCCATCTGAAATTCATTACAGAGATAAAGAAACGTCCATTTCCGCTAACAGCGAAACAATTCGAATTCCACTAGCAAACTCGCTTGGGCATAACTTGTTCCTCACCTGGGATTGCCAATTCGGATTGCCAAATTGAGGTGGTGCCATTTGCGGTGGGGGGGGATGAGGCCAGACAGACTCGATTTGTGTGGCTTGTGGGTGTCCATTAACATTGAGCTGTCGCAGCAACGATTTGATGGGATTATCTTCAGGCGTGCTGGCAGGGGTAGGTGTCATGCTGGGCTGCTGAATGCCGTGTAAATTTTGTATGCCTCTCATTTGTTGCATAAGTTGTTGGACGGTGTCTATCGTTCCGGGATGGGTTGGCGTCGTCGGATGCATAGTTGGCGGGAGGTGATTCTCAGATTGAGTTTTTGCCTGAACATTTGAAATGTGGGCATTTGTGGATTCATCAagttttgtatatttataacgcaatttggaaaattaatcGTCATTACCTGTTGCATCTGTGTGAATAATTGCATTATGGGATTTGCTGGTTGGGCAGTGAGCGTAGGTACAAATGGATTAACAGTCATTGGGGATATTTCTGCCATCTCAGGTTGCTGCAGCATGTGTTGGAGTATTAATTGGTTTTGGTCTGCAGGACTCATGGAAGTCCATTGTTCAGACTGTGACAGCTTGTTTATAACTGCTGAGCGCACGTGTCGGAAAAGCAGTTGATTTTGAAGCAAACACATTTGTTGGTACTGATACAGGACCGACGGATCCTCCATTCCAGCTTTCGGAAGGGCACCAGGAATTGCGACGGGTACTGGAATTGCGACTGGTTCCGTTACCTACGTGAAATTCGACGTAAATTGTATTGGCCAAAGTGCAACATCGCTCGCTATCAATTGTTAATACTGTCGCTATCACGTGTCATGTATgagagcaaaaatttttaaagccAGTTCTAAATACCTTTAAAGGAGGTACGGGTGGACCAGGTATGAATGGTATTCTGCCCCACATTTTGATGAGATCACCGAGCATGGAATACCTTTCGTCGCAGGCTCTTCTTACAAGTAGATTAACGTTAAAGTATCCAGCTTTTAACCATTCCGACATTTCGCTAGCCGAAAATGGTCCCTGAACTTCACCTTGAGGGTCTCGGTAGAACCATTTCTCTTGAGTGGCCGACGCGATACCGGGAACTGGGTTGTTCGCCGAAGGTGGAACATTGGATCGTTGATCTTTGTGGGTTTCTTCATCAGCCATTAGTTTAGCCACTAACGCGTCTGCCTCTTCCTTCATCCTATCTAAATCGTCCTCAGACTTTTGTCTAACATTAGTGACAGACATCATTCCTAAAGTACTTTTACTCTTTTTTAAACCGGAATGTAAGACTGGCTTGTCATTGTTACCCACAACGGATGATTCGTTTATCGTATTGTCCGTTCTGGCCTCTTTGGCCAGTGGTGTATCCCCAGGAATTTTGTTAGAGTTTCGTGTATTTTGCATAACTGGATTCTTGTCCGAAACTTTGTCTAAATTGGTGGCACTTTGAACTTTTCTTGGTAACGAGTTAACCACAGGCGATGAACCTTTCAACGGAGTATTACTTTGAGTAGGCAGTGGTTTTGAGGGTGATACGCTACGTTTATCCTGCATCTCAGGACTCTCTTTGTCCTCAAAAGGTTGAAGGGATTTTGGTCGCTCTCTAATCCCAGTACTACTGGCAGTTATGTTAGCACGACGATTGGAAGTTTGGGGAGTTTGTCCGTGGTTAATAGGCAAGGGTTTTGAGGATGGTTTAGAATTGCTTAAATTATTTCCTTCTGACATGTGACGGATCCTCGATTCTCGATTACCCCCAGCGCTAATTATTccgtcttcgtcgtcgtccGAATACATCCCTCCGTGAAATGCTCCCGACGCGTCGAAGCTTCCGCCGCTCTCGCTAGGATTCTCCGTTGCCCTGCAAGAGTAAGACCTTCATCATTTCTAAATGAGGCTGCATTAGGACCGATTTGTTAAGGGCAAATTGCTATCACAAAGCTTTCGTAATTTGACTCTTCGATGAGATTTACTGTACGATATGAAAAACCTTCAAGTACAATGTACATTATAATTGCACATCTCAAATAACAGTCATTTCATTTAATGATCCGAAGACAAACGTTGACATTTTGCGCCAGACCCAAGCAAACCATGcaaattgtgaattatttttatatcgtaTTCAATTTATAACAACACTGCCAAGTTCCATAATCTCAGACAGAATGAATCGCTCTCGTTTACTTTTGTAGTCATAACACTCAAGGCACTGAGTTTGCAGAATTGCAAACCGGTAACCGAATGTTAAGTTTTGGCTAAGTAGTCATCACAGATAGGAgctttttttgcaaattactTAGCTGGTCTCATacagaaacaaagaaacaagtccccgaataattttgaatatcttGATAATTACCACTCAGGTAGGTTGTCATGGTTGTCGTGATGGTTAGGTTCCCAAGTCCGAAGAGTTCGAGTCGGTGGATGATGAGATAATTCGTGAGAGGACCTGTGGCTAGCCCTGTGCTCCCAACGTGTACCACTTCTCACCTCTTCTCCCTCCACGCCATCAGGTCGTTCCAATCGATCGCCCCTCTCCGAGCCACCGCCATCACGCCAACTGCTTCTAActgaaattgtaattaaatgatttatttttatctactTTGTTTGCATGATCACAAGTCGACCTGTAAACCAGAATTGTTGGACTCTGTTCTGATCCTTTTCTAAGATCCTCCGGAACATTTCAAAAGAAAGCGTTACTCTTAGGAGTATTGGAAGCATTATTtattgatcaaattttgtaaTGCGATGCTGTACCAAAGAGCAGGATTTCCTTCCCAATACAGTATTCTGGTCTGTCAAGTGCTATGATTTGATCGATACTTACAGACACAGAACTCTCAGCTggttcttaaaaaaaaaaagtaacgctAAAGTGTGGTGTTTGAATAGAGAGTATTAAGacagtgaaattgaaatctatatttttgttttttattcacacaCTAAATACTAATTTCCCAATGGCAGTGTAATTAGTAacagtataaaattttaaaacgataAGTACGGTTTTCGATataagcgaaaaaaaaaagtaaagtttttttgttcttggaagtaaaaaacagtaaaatataattatcggTAAATAAGTGAGTAAACCTGAGAAAGTGTGAGTCTTGGCGGTCGAAAGCCTAGTATGATCTATGTTACTTTTTGTGTTGCAATTAGGTTCAAAGGTGTCAATATAACACAGTTCCGTAGAGATTATCATCGAAAAACTGATAACGAAATTAGATAAGACATGAATACTGTTATCGCGTGTTATtaaatatgttgaaaataattagatAACTCCAGATGTACACAATTTTGTTCAAGCGCAAGTAAATACAAAAACGTTAAtcaatttgaagaatattttgaacTGCAGAAATCTATTTGAATGCATAAGATATCTACTGACCCCATTTTTCACCACGATTACTAGAAGCCACTCTCCATCCATCGTCGTCTTCGCCAGCACGCTGCCGTCGCCAGTTCCCTTCCACGAATGACCCGCCGCCTCCACCTCGTCCCAATTCTTTTCTGGGACTAGTAGAACCATTCCAATCTCCAGGTTCAGGTCCGCCATTTCTCTCCGACCAACCTCGTTCACTCTGTGATCTGTCGAATGGTCTAGTTCTCCCCTGAGAATTGAAATCAACGGTGGCATGAAACTGCTTCGAAGCTTAGAAGGTTGCAAGCACTTGATATTAAATTCTCTTATCAAAATCATTGGCATTTGTTCACAGCTACCGAATTGTCACACATCTTCATTTATTCTGTTAAGAATAAAACTGAGATCTACCGGAAAAGGTTGTGGCTCAATTCTCGGTCCATCGCCTGGCTCGTCAAAGATGGCTCCTCGGGAGTAATGAGTCGGATAAATGCCACCTCTCCCACCTCTGCCCCGTCCTCCACGATCAACGCTGCCCCCTCTCCCTCTGCCCCCATTGTTTGTTAAACCACTATTCCAGGAGCGCTGAAATGACGGATACAGTCTATCAGAGCATTCCAACACTATTTTGGTAATTGGGTAAAGAATGTGAGAATAACGAAAGGGTTTACTTTCGGTATTGGTTTTGTTAGCTGCATGATAGTCTACCGGAGTTGAGTAGAATGtacgcaatatttttttttttttttttggagaaagcgattaataatatacttttgttttgttcctatgtttttcaaactctttAATCCAGAAACATGATCCAGTAGCGACAAGGGGCCGAGTAAGACTGAGTAGGATTTTGTTGCAATGAAGTATTTAAATAGAATAGTCTCAAAAAGtcgatttgaatattttttcctatAGCTCTGTATGTTGCAGAAGTTTCTAATAATACTGAGTCTTCGATATAGAACTGTGAACTCTTTAACGGTAGCAGTCAGCGGTTCACTATCACATTATCACTGATTTTATGTAATAAACTTACAAACGCTTTGTTGCtacagaataaaaattgatcaactTCGGCTACGGACATATCGATTACCGCAATAGAGATGAATCTTTTTCACGACAAGGGAAGGCCAAGCAATTGAAGTGCAGAGGCTTATACAAGCCAGGAAGTTTGGCGCAAGGGCTCCAGAGAGTGGCTGTATATTTTTAGAACACGACCAAGAATGACACAGTTCCCAATATAAGATACGACACTAATACAAGACGatacaaaaatatatgtatgtgcaCATATTGAATCGCATTCTATCTCTTCTTACATTTTAGTCAAATATCGATctattcgaaataaaaatattcttacatCTTCCAAGCCATGTAGCAGTATCCATAAAAtcgtaatttcaattttatccaaCCTACATTTTGTTTGCTCAAATACAAATACCGTGATTCAAAGTTCAAGGTCAtatcgagtttgaaaatatttagcatcgtatatatatgcaaATGGAATGTTAAATATTACGTCACACATCATTATATGCATTAGAAGAATTCTTTTTACcaaattcaatctcattgaaCATTACATTTCTTACCATTTAACGCCATGtatcattgttgttatttttttttttgaacaagtCATTTCGATGTTTTCTGTAAatgattttatcaaattttccacAAGCACAGCAATATTTCATAGTATAtgatatgtgtgtgtgtgtgtgtgtgtgtgtgcgtgggtgtatatatatttagtaGATATATTGACTTTTTGCATTGCAGAAACATGTTGATAAATATGGAAAATGTgcgcatatatatgtatatacattttccataattatcaccatttttctataatgaaaaaagttaatagatctacttttatttattataatgaaTCCAGGTTTTACTTTGAATGAAACATAAGTTAAAGTTATACGAAGATTCTACTATTTACCCGTAAAGTTTAGTTGCttacttgtaaaattttttctaaagtTATAACCATCAGACCGATTCAAGTTGTACTTGTACATTCCAAAAGACACAACATAACGAAgatagattttcaaaaatgatagCAAAGCAAATATTCCTAGTAAGCATATTGCAATGAGATGCATTGGCATGGTGTGTAACCTTagtgtttacttttttttcatttctgattCTCAATTTCGAGAAGAGATTCTAACAGGAAACGAGTCATTGGGACAGAAAAGATGAGCAGGAAATAAGTTAGGTATATGTGCGGAACGGGcagaaattatcaaaaatatgaTGATAGTAATAACAACCACATTTACCGCCTCTTCTTCTGTCATTGGTGTGAGTGCCAGCGGTTGTTGAGCTTGTATAATGTAGAGGGCAGGAAAAGAAGCGAGTGGTTCGGGTGCTTTATAATTCCGGTCAAACAGAGCTAACATCTCTTCTCGACCGTATCTATGCTCAGCTAGCTGGTAACGAGGGGTGGTCAGGATACTAggccctccccctcctccgcTGGTATTGCAACCGTCTCCTGACAAGTTGCGCAACCTGTACAATGGCAAAGTTTTGTCAGAGAGATGtgaggaaaggaaaaaacagGGAAACAGAGAATAGCTTACCATGCAGACATTGATAACTATAACTTATGCGctacatatattataaaattgtgcCAGATTCAattctttcttcctcttttaaTCCTTTAGctactttatttattatttttcagattcagTTGTTCGTAATGATGCGACTaaaagattaaagaaaaaaagaaactcgttTTGTTGAGCAAATGACCGAATATACTTTTTGACTTGATCGTGTTGTCTTTCATGGtacacaaaaattttgattgtaaatatttaaaaatttcagagtaTCTTACGAATTTTTTATGCTTTATTAGTTTTTAGTGGAAGTGGGTTTTAAAGTACTTGTCCGGTCTCTAACTGACTAAGCATAGTAAAAATGTCAAGTGTGAAATGCACTATCTTTTTATGATGAGTAAATACCTTTACTTTCGGTTTTTCAATAATGACAAAGTATAGTCTTATCTAAAAATCATCATATAAATGAAAGCAAATGTCAGACAATGGTGAAAGAAAGATTCATTTATAGTTATAAAACCATCGcttcaaaatgaaatttttcacttagATTCATCAAATACCAATCACAAgattaccaaaattttttaaatgccAAAGAATCTGTTTGCAGGATTTATTTcttaaaattgtataaatgatagtatctcaaaattttaatgaaaatttagatTCTGAATGATAAAATCTGCTGCCCAATCATAACGccagcgaaatttttttagggAATAACTTACCACTCTGGACCAAATCTCATTGATTCCGTCATCTCGCAAAGTTagctgaaaaattaaataaagtagcATGAATACATGTATTTGTTTGGCACAAACGGTcagcaaagaaaaaatacaatagtaaataataaataacagtCTTTATccggatttgaaaaatataatatttaactGTTACTTCacgttttgagaatttttattcaatttctgttTTACTTACACCCTGGACATTCGATAACGCGGTTAAAGCTCGAGTAATTCGCGTATTGGGATGATTTCGCGTTTGAAAGGATTGATGAATTAGAACACGAAACAGATGATTTAGAATATACCTAGAATACACAATAGATGCAACAGACTGGAGAACGTAGAGGAGCCGAAATTAGCGTCACGAAAGTGTCGAGCAGCGGAAAATGAAACTGCGATATCGTTGCGCGGAAAGGAACGAATACCAGAATCGAAAGACGCGAAAACAGAAATATTCTTCCCGTTTATTTACGACATATTTTTTGACGGAGCAGAATCTACGTaggtatgtatgcatgtagtATCCCACAGCAGCCAAGGTGGCAATATTAACCAAACTTTTTTCGATTGTAGAAATCACGATATGCCACCGGATCATCATATTCTTTGATAAAAGTTTGTCACCAATGCTTTTGTTGCAATATTTCACTGCCAGTAGCGTCTAGTTTGctatataaattattgaaataccTTATTGGGGTTCGGAATTATTGGGCGAATGAAACAACACACCAATATGGCCGATGGGTTTTTTGAGATAGAACGCTGAACGCATGCGTAGTGTTTTTTGTCACGTGATCAGAGATTTAAAGCCAAACCCAAATCCCCGTACAAGGCGCCACTTGTACGAAAGTGGAAGACCTCGGAAGATCTTTTGCTTCCTGCTTTTAAAAAGTACCTTTTATTTGCCTAAACGaaagttttgaagaaaaaactgcAGATTGGCTGACCTTTGAATACCGAGTCGTTACCGAGTTCTTCAACTCTTTTGTTTTCGAAATGTGGCAAGTAAAATAAACCCAGACATAGGAACTCATTTCAACCCAACTCCGgtttgtttatcaatttttttttgacagatTATATCATCAATTTTAATCCTTCCACTTACTTATGTCCTAATGTACGTTACAACTGTGACGAAAATATCGGTCTGATATATTACTTTCCAACACAGACATTCATTTCAACCGACCAAGTTATTTTACCGTTCCGACTCTTTGACTTAACCGACTCCTGATTAAAGCCATATATGGTTAAAGCTGGCTgtaaaaattaggaaaaatttaagaaagtTTTAACTGATACCGACAGATTTACGGATTATGTTTTGAAATCGAAAACagctattattttcatcgtatCGATTTGTAGTACTATAAATCTGAATGGTAATTAATTTCTCTTTGCAATTGTGTCTAAAGGGTAAGAAAGAGACTCTTATATTTTAAGACAGTTTATTCAAAGGGATTTTAAGTCGTTACAAAGAATAGTAACAATAAAACGTTCTTTTTTCCAGATCTGTGCAACCGGCTATTTAACAGTGAATCATTTGAGCTTAAGCAAactgcatgaaagaatttttttagaaatccACACCTTTGAGAAGTCATTCAGATACAGTATAGAATTAAGTTTCTCTCTGATAAAGGGACTCATTATTATAAATCAGACAAAGTAGTGCGGCTTCTTGACCACTATGCCATATTCAGCAACAGCTGGTGTCAGGTCTTCCATTGTTAACGTGTAGCGGCGATCCTTTCCTTTCGTCTTAGTATTTTGATTTGCTCCTCTCGTCTTACAGTGCTGTAACGCATCGTTAGCTATTTCAGAGATGAACTTTTGAGCTGCTAACGAAACTAACCTGACACTAAAACAAGGAGTATAGAATTGTTCCATGAGCAATTACAAaccaataaataataaaatatctatcGAATAATTCTCGTTTTACTCTTACATTCTTGGATCAGTCGTGTTGAAACCAGCTGTATGGAGATAGTGAGCGCTGATCGCATCTGGAACCTGAAATAAACTGCTTGTTTTACAAAGATATAACTTCTTCCAATATCATAGAGCGACTTACGTACAGTCGGAGTATAATCTTCAAGTTGCAGTAGAAAATCGGATAAAGGTTGCCCAGCTGATCGAGGTTCTTCGTTAGTTCCCGAATATATCGGAGGTGTGTCTCGTCCGTAACCTTCTGCCATTTCCGTAATTCAGATTTCGTTAAATCTGAGCCGCTGCAATTTCTCTAGTAACGAACGATGTTTCGATTTCTCGTAAAAACGGTTACAAGTTGTGGCTTTAGTAgcatgaaattatttctagAGGTTAAGATTATCGTGGATAGATAAAAAG is a window of Neodiprion pinetum isolate iyNeoPine1 chromosome 4, iyNeoPine1.2, whole genome shotgun sequence DNA encoding:
- the LOC124217814 gene encoding GRB10-interacting GYF protein 2 isoform X8: MTESMRFGPEWLRNLSGDGCNTSGGGGGPSILTTPRYQLAEHRYGREEMLALFDRNYKAPEPLASFPALYIIQAQQPLALTPMTEEEARSWNSGLTNNGGRGRGGSVDRGGRGRGGRGGIYPTHYSRGAIFDEPGDGPRIEPQPFPGRTRPFDRSQSERGWSERNGGPEPGDWNGSTSPRKELGRGGGGGSFVEGNWRRQRAGEDDDGWRVASSNRGEKWVRSSWRDGGGSERGDRLERPDGVEGEEVRSGTRWEHRASHRSSHELSHHPPTRTLRTWEPNHHDNHDNLPEWATENPSESGGSFDASGAFHGGMYSDDDEDGIISAGGNRESRIRHMSEGNNLSNSKPSSKPLPINHGQTPQTSNRRANITASSTGIRERPKSLQPFEDKESPEMQDKRSVSPSKPLPTQSNTPLKGSSPVVNSLPRKVQSATNLDKVSDKNPVMQNTRNSNKIPGDTPLAKEARTDNTINESSVVGNNDKPVLHSGLKKSKSTLGMMSVTNVRQKSEDDLDRMKEEADALVAKLMADEETHKDQRSNVPPSANNPVPGIASATQEKWFYRDPQGEVQGPFSASEMSEWLKAGYFNVNLLVRRACDERYSMLGDLIKMWGRIPFIPGPPVPPLKVTEPVAIPVPVAIPGALPKAGMEDPSVLYQYQQMCLLQNQLLFRHVRSAVINKLSQSEQWTSMSPADQNQLILQHMLQQPEMAEISPMTVNPFVPTLTAQPANPIMQLFTQMQQAKTQSENHLPPTMHPTTPTHPGTIDTVQQLMQQMRGIQNLHGIQQPSMTPTPASTPEDNPIKSLLRQLNVNGHPQATQIESVWPHPPPPQMAPPQFGNPNWQSQMGPIPAMPPGQLPNSLWDLHTKEMKTEQQILEEQKLKIQEEKKKAQLKKQEELKRQADEESAKRKQDEEAEKARLAEEAAKRTEEERKKKEEEKKRKEEEKRKQEEELKKKEEKKRKEEERKREEKRKQDEENNRKKQEEEKRKREEAKRQEEKQRKEKEKRKKLEEEQKREEEERIKKEEEARRKTEAEEQAKRAEQRRREAEALRKLQERSKAPWAQTPHAPAPSSHASLAEIQRLEREKKAEELRVQQLMQQQMAQQRTAEVAQDAAMAEISKGLQLKWAEKAAPVSKPVVKSLAQIQQEEQERLAKQQERERQEKAAQKEPVVPLQSAGIWGTAAQSLNWNSATNANNQAWSNSTNTTTGGFWDDPISAKINPTPKHSAKQLATIKAPVNTVQQPQQPQQQQQQQQNNKPTKSKNKKEGELVKKIFEQNTAKPDDFTQWCNKALGGLQASVDIPTFVGFLRDIESAYEVKEYVRLYLGDNKQCSEFAKQFLEKRSKWRSAQRPHPQADDLCKPAPAVNPNATATEFQEVKGKAKKPKKGKMYKVDSTILGFSVTAAPDRINVGDRDYGEGV